The window CCTTGAGATTCCCTCTATCCCAAATGTAAATGAGGCATGCTCCAGAACTGAAAGATGCCCCATACTTAAAATCTTACCAAGAAATTTATTGTAAGATAATCCTTTAATTCTATCTTCTAACTCTGTGATTTTACTATCAGAATAACATAATCTGGCAGCAAGAACTACTGTCTTTTCTGGCTCTGGAGTAAAATTAAGGAGGGTTATATCCACCTGCCTTATCCCTTTACGCAGTTTTTTCGGCGGTTTTTTTGCTGTATTTCCTCTTAAATTTTTCTACCCTGCCTGCAGTGTCAACAAACTTCTGTTTTCCTGTAAAAAATGGATGGCAGTTTGAACAGATTTCCACCTTTATATTTTTCTTTGTTGAACGGCTTTCTACAACAAAGCCGCAGGCACATTCTATTGTTGTAATCCCATATTTAGGGTGAATACCTTCTTTCATTAGTCAAACTCCTGAATAATCTATTAATGTGTTAATACTAACAATAGTTAAAAAAAAATGCAAGAAGATTTTATTACCCCAACAATTACTCCAACAATTACTCCAAAAATCCTTGCCTTGTATATTATTTTCCTGTAGCATGAAAAACAGTTACAAAACTTTAAACTCTATGAACACTGGTATCTTCATAACATTTGAGGGGATTGAGGGGTGTGGAAAAACAACACAGATAAAGATGCTGAGGGAGTATCTTGAATCAAAAGGATGCAGCATAATTGTAACAAGGGAGCCGGGCGGAACAGGACTTGGTGAAAAGATAAGAACCATGCTACTTAACAGCGGCCACGAACCATTTACAGCATGGACAGAATTGTTTCTTTATGAGGCATGCAGATTACAGATAATAGAAGAGGTTATAAAACCTGCCCTCACGGAGGGGAGGATTGTTATATGT is drawn from Deltaproteobacteria bacterium and contains these coding sequences:
- the rpmE gene encoding 50S ribosomal protein L31 encodes the protein MKEGIHPKYGITTIECACGFVVESRSTKKNIKVEICSNCHPFFTGKQKFVDTAGRVEKFKRKYSKKTAEKTA